Proteins from one Oscillatoria nigro-viridis PCC 7112 genomic window:
- a CDS encoding PAS domain S-box protein: protein MIEHTDEDYGKWQQQPQQILAKTAVSLPESLKLEDIFNTTVTDLRNILQCDRVIIFQFAPDWSGKVVVESVGSEWTAILSTQIHDPCLGESYIEPFKQGLFTSQSDIYHAGIDTCHREFLATFQVRANLVIPILKGQELWGLLIAHQCAKPREWQPSEIELMQQVATQAGIAIQQADLLDRLQTELRERQQAEIALQQLNTELEQRVIERTAELTEVNHSLQQYINQVEDLYNNSPCGYHSLDAAGTIIMINDTELKWLGYTRDEIVHKKYVDLMTLESKNIFYQNFPVFKKQGWIENLEFQILTKNGKLIWINLNATAIYDEAGNFMMSRSSVFDITARKRTEEAFRQYERIVFSTRDGIALMNINYIYQIANQGYLTWCNKSESEVIGNSVRNILGAELFDNFIQPRLDKCLAGETIQYEKWFDSPNLVPQFLSVTYTPFRDAGENIVGVIVSLRDLTKLKQAEQMLELQAVITRNMAEGICLVRADNAVIVYANPKFEQMFGYDFGELNGQHVSILNYATESVSPEDVNQAIRSAVLHRGEFSYEVHNVKKDGTPFWCSATCSVFNHSDYGDVLVAVHQDITVAKYLEEVRQEAEAALLQKSRKEHLLWRITQGIRQSLDLNAVLNTAVTEIRQTLQTDRTAIYRFNPDWSGDFVVESVGEDWVKLIGSELQKNCVDTYLQETHGGRFRNHEKLVINNIYSADLQPCHIELVEQFQAKSYAVFPIFLREKLWGLLAIYQNRAPRQWQSWEIELLEQIATQLSIAIQQSKLYRQLQVELQERKQAEATIREAERRWRSLLDNVQLIVVGLDIEGNINYVNPFFLKLTGYTHPEVLGKNWFEKFLPSSFQESIKVVFAEVLDHNYHAYYQNSILTKSGEERFIAWNNTMLQDSEGNIIGTISMGEDITERQKLDHIKNEFIGIVSHELRTPLAGIQMSLGLIKSGVYDKKPEKSRRMIEIAFLDTNRLVNLVNDILDLERLESGRAIVEKTVCKAADLMQQAVESIQAIATQQRISLIVTPTDAEVWVTGDAIVQTLTNLLSNAIKFSPADSTIHLSAENQTDFVLFQVRDRGRGIPADKLELIFGRFQQVDASDSREKGGTGLGLAICRSIVERHGGKIWAESILGEGSTFCFTLPLAAVE from the coding sequence ATGATAGAACATACTGATGAGGATTATGGAAAATGGCAACAACAGCCACAGCAAATCCTGGCTAAAACAGCAGTTTCTCTCCCCGAATCCCTCAAACTAGAAGATATTTTTAACACTACGGTAACAGACCTCAGAAACATTCTGCAATGCGATCGCGTAATTATCTTCCAATTTGCTCCAGACTGGAGCGGAAAGGTTGTCGTAGAGTCAGTTGGTTCAGAATGGACAGCAATCTTATCCACTCAGATACACGATCCTTGCTTGGGTGAAAGCTATATAGAACCCTTCAAACAAGGCTTATTCACCTCTCAATCAGATATTTATCATGCCGGAATTGATACTTGTCACCGGGAATTCCTGGCAACTTTTCAAGTTAGAGCTAACCTAGTTATTCCTATCCTTAAGGGACAAGAACTTTGGGGATTATTGATTGCCCATCAGTGTGCCAAACCTCGCGAATGGCAACCATCAGAAATTGAGCTCATGCAACAGGTAGCAACTCAAGCTGGAATAGCCATTCAGCAAGCTGATTTATTGGATCGATTACAAACGGAACTAAGGGAGCGGCAACAAGCAGAAATTGCCCTACAACAACTCAATACTGAACTCGAACAACGAGTCATAGAAAGGACAGCAGAACTCACTGAAGTCAACCATAGCTTGCAACAATATATCAATCAAGTTGAAGACCTCTATAATAATTCTCCCTGTGGGTATCATTCCCTAGATGCAGCAGGAACAATAATTATGATTAATGATACCGAACTGAAGTGGTTAGGCTATACCCGCGATGAAATTGTGCACAAAAAATATGTCGATTTAATGACCCTTGAAAGTAAAAATATTTTTTATCAAAACTTTCCCGTCTTTAAAAAACAAGGCTGGATCGAAAATTTAGAGTTTCAGATATTGACTAAAAACGGAAAACTAATTTGGATTAACTTAAATGCTACAGCAATTTATGATGAAGCAGGTAACTTCATGATGAGTCGTTCTAGCGTATTTGATATCACCGCTCGCAAACGTACTGAAGAAGCCTTCCGCCAATATGAACGCATCGTATTCAGTACAAGAGATGGGATTGCGCTGATGAATATTAACTATATTTATCAAATAGCCAATCAAGGTTATTTGACTTGGTGCAACAAATCTGAAAGCGAAGTAATCGGAAATTCGGTGAGGAATATCCTGGGTGCAGAGTTGTTCGATAACTTCATTCAACCTCGCTTAGATAAATGTTTGGCTGGAGAAACAATTCAGTATGAAAAGTGGTTTGACTCTCCCAATTTAGTACCGCAATTTTTGAGCGTTACCTATACGCCTTTCCGTGATGCAGGCGAAAATATTGTAGGGGTAATCGTTAGTCTGCGCGATCTGACTAAACTTAAACAAGCCGAACAAATGCTGGAGCTTCAGGCTGTCATTACCCGCAACATGGCCGAAGGCATTTGTTTAGTAAGAGCAGATAATGCAGTTATTGTCTATGCCAATCCTAAATTTGAGCAGATGTTTGGCTATGACTTTGGCGAACTCAACGGTCAGCACGTTTCGATTCTCAACTATGCCACCGAATCGGTCAGTCCTGAAGATGTAAATCAAGCCATTCGGTCTGCCGTTTTACACAGGGGTGAATTCAGCTATGAAGTCCATAATGTCAAGAAAGATGGCACTCCCTTTTGGTGCAGTGCCACTTGCTCTGTATTCAATCATTCCGACTACGGCGATGTTCTGGTGGCCGTTCATCAAGATATCACAGTAGCGAAGTACCTCGAAGAAGTTCGACAAGAGGCGGAAGCAGCCTTACTGCAGAAATCCCGAAAGGAACATTTGCTATGGAGGATTACTCAAGGGATTCGCCAATCTTTGGATCTGAATGCGGTTCTAAATACTGCTGTTACTGAAATCAGGCAGACATTACAAACCGATCGCACTGCCATTTACCGCTTTAATCCTGATTGGAGTGGTGATTTTGTCGTGGAGTCAGTTGGTGAGGATTGGGTAAAACTGATAGGAAGCGAGCTTCAAAAAAATTGTGTAGATACCTATCTGCAAGAAACTCACGGCGGTCGATTCCGCAATCATGAAAAGTTGGTTATTAATAATATTTATAGCGCCGATCTTCAACCATGTCATATCGAGCTAGTGGAACAATTTCAAGCAAAAAGTTATGCTGTTTTCCCGATATTTTTGAGAGAAAAGCTCTGGGGTTTGTTAGCTATCTACCAAAATAGGGCACCTCGTCAATGGCAATCGTGGGAAATAGAATTACTTGAACAGATTGCCACCCAATTGTCGATCGCCATTCAGCAATCCAAACTCTACCGACAACTTCAGGTCGAACTGCAAGAACGCAAGCAAGCCGAAGCCACGATCCGAGAAGCCGAACGACGCTGGCGATCGCTCTTGGATAACGTGCAGTTGATTGTTGTCGGACTTGATATAGAGGGAAATATTAATTACGTTAATCCTTTCTTCTTAAAACTCACAGGATATACTCACCCAGAAGTTTTAGGAAAAAACTGGTTTGAAAAATTTTTACCCAGTTCTTTTCAAGAATCAATTAAAGTTGTTTTTGCTGAAGTTTTAGACCATAACTATCATGCCTATTATCAAAATTCTATCTTGACAAAATCCGGCGAGGAAAGATTTATTGCCTGGAACAATACCATGCTGCAAGATTCAGAGGGAAACATCATTGGAACTATCAGCATGGGGGAAGATATTACCGAACGACAAAAGCTAGACCACATAAAAAATGAGTTCATTGGTATTGTCAGCCATGAACTTCGCACTCCTTTGGCAGGAATTCAAATGTCATTGGGACTAATAAAAAGTGGGGTTTACGATAAAAAGCCCGAAAAATCTAGACGCATGATTGAAATTGCTTTCCTCGATACCAATCGATTAGTGAACCTGGTGAATGATATTTTAGATTTGGAGCGCCTAGAATCCGGGCGGGCAATTGTCGAGAAAACCGTTTGCAAAGCGGCCGATTTGATGCAGCAAGCAGTAGAGAGCATCCAGGCGATCGCTACTCAACAGCGGATATCATTAATCGTTACCCCCACGGATGCAGAAGTCTGGGTAACAGGAGATGCGATCGTCCAAACCTTAACTAATTTGCTCAGTAATGCGATTAAATTCTCACCTGCCGATTCCACAATTCATCTGAGTGCCGAAAACCAGACAGACTTTGTGCTGTTCCAAGTTAGGGATCGCGGACGAGGCATTCCAGCAGATAAACTCGAACTGATTTTTGGGCGATTTCAGCAAGTCGATGCCTCCGACTCCCGCGAAAAAGGAGGCACAGGTTTAGGTTTAGCAATCTGTCGCAGTATTGTTGAGCGGCATGGCGGCAAAATCTGGGCGGAAAGTATCTTAGGTGAAGGCAGCACATTTTGCTTCACCCTACCCTTAGCCGCCGTAGAATAA
- a CDS encoding response regulator yields the protein MTDRQILVVDDEEHLRELVQACLEDLGGWETVGARSGEECLQILQTEQPNAILLDVSMPGMDGFDVYETLQSDPITRSIPVILLTAKVLPSDRAKFAQMAVAGVIAKPIQPITLTEEVAEILGWVE from the coding sequence ATGACAGACAGACAAATTCTAGTTGTTGACGATGAAGAACACCTTCGGGAACTTGTGCAAGCCTGCTTAGAAGATTTAGGCGGATGGGAAACAGTGGGGGCACGATCGGGAGAGGAATGTTTACAAATACTGCAAACTGAACAACCCAACGCTATTTTGCTGGATGTATCTATGCCGGGGATGGATGGGTTTGATGTGTACGAGACCCTCCAGTCCGATCCGATTACCCGATCGATTCCAGTGATTCTGCTGACAGCGAAAGTTTTGCCCAGCGATCGGGCTAAATTTGCCCAGATGGCGGTAGCTGGGGTAATTGCCAAACCCATCCAACCCATCACCCTGACGGAAGAAGTAGCAGAGATTTTGGGATGGGTTGAATAA
- a CDS encoding response regulator has translation MIGKKILIVDDQEHLRELIQLCLEDLAGWNTLVAASGQECLQILQTERPNAILLDISMPGMDGFAVYDLLQSDPITRSIPVILLTARVLSTDMAKFAKMGVAGLIPKPFEATTLPGKVAEILGWDD, from the coding sequence ATGATAGGGAAAAAAATTCTCATCGTTGATGACCAAGAACACCTCCGCGAACTGATACAGTTGTGCCTGGAAGACCTCGCGGGATGGAACACCCTGGTGGCCGCATCAGGACAAGAATGTTTACAAATCCTACAAACAGAACGACCTAACGCTATTTTGCTGGATATATCAATGCCGGGAATGGATGGGTTTGCCGTGTACGATCTCCTCCAGTCCGATCCGATTACTCGATCGATTCCAGTGATTCTGCTGACAGCAAGAGTTTTGTCAACCGACATGGCTAAATTTGCCAAAATGGGTGTTGCTGGGCTAATTCCCAAACCATTTGAAGCCACCACCCTGCCGGGAAAAGTGGCAGAGATTTTGGGATGGGATGATTGA
- a CDS encoding response regulator, producing the protein MAGTIKKLLVKVAGSTLEGLRQASSYQPDAILWEVSIGEIDGLRFVKQLKSQPDTEGIPVLLLTLKAKWSDLQQSWFHKSQLAAAIVNPLDPTMLAVEIAKVLGWDLD; encoded by the coding sequence GTGGCGGGTACCATTAAGAAATTATTGGTCAAAGTTGCGGGTTCGACTTTAGAAGGATTGCGACAAGCAAGTTCCTATCAGCCAGATGCGATTCTTTGGGAGGTTTCTATCGGCGAAATAGATGGATTGCGATTTGTCAAACAACTAAAAAGCCAACCTGACACCGAAGGGATTCCGGTTCTGCTGCTAACTCTCAAAGCCAAATGGTCAGATTTACAACAGAGTTGGTTCCACAAATCTCAACTTGCAGCAGCGATCGTCAATCCTCTCGATCCAACTATGCTTGCCGTTGAGATTGCGAAGGTTTTGGGTTGGGATTTAGACTGA
- a CDS encoding pentapeptide repeat-containing protein has product MPAILPDMRSLDSHNKYPDCLWMQLEAIPVPSVAPQTQQLDIHLSLNFNEHWEPLLGGRVKFGLQGGTLKLHLENCEIPVASRQLVGSFKLLPIEETLPIQSSAEILVSESQRGVQGGEKAEKIKETESIFCHVSTISDDTTPAWIFAVEQGKSVLKGLLKSAKLGEITAKEFRMAAAFEVAKEDIYLTDAEGLWPHEITPNQHSVLERILTVYLHANKLKPALSWALLSYNLPPIEQPKEESVPEAESQLQEMVDRIISAETDNFAELAKIANLNPALDFAGSSLRGTTLSAVDFSSANLDRVNFRGATLNDADFSDANLQNAKFGGADLSGAFLGNADLSGADLHKASLALANLSGANLSGANLLEVNLTNTNFSGANVESARFGNNSGIDEEMQVNLQQRGAIFEEV; this is encoded by the coding sequence GTGCCAGCAATTCTACCCGATATGCGATCGCTAGATTCTCACAACAAATACCCAGATTGCTTGTGGATGCAATTAGAAGCAATTCCAGTGCCATCGGTTGCACCCCAAACCCAGCAGCTCGACATTCACTTGAGCCTGAATTTTAACGAGCATTGGGAACCCCTGCTAGGTGGTCGCGTCAAATTTGGTCTGCAAGGCGGGACGCTCAAACTCCATCTAGAAAACTGCGAAATACCCGTAGCATCACGTCAGTTAGTCGGTTCTTTCAAGCTTTTGCCAATTGAAGAAACCCTGCCAATTCAAAGCAGTGCAGAAATTTTAGTGAGCGAAAGTCAGCGGGGAGTTCAGGGCGGCGAGAAGGCGGAAAAAATCAAGGAAACAGAGAGCATATTTTGTCACGTTTCCACAATCAGCGATGATACGACGCCAGCTTGGATTTTTGCAGTAGAACAAGGCAAATCAGTATTAAAAGGTTTGCTAAAAAGTGCTAAGCTGGGAGAAATTACTGCCAAAGAATTTCGGATGGCGGCGGCTTTTGAAGTGGCTAAAGAAGATATTTATCTCACAGATGCTGAGGGTTTGTGGCCGCACGAAATTACGCCCAATCAACATTCGGTTTTAGAAAGAATCCTGACTGTATACCTGCACGCAAATAAACTCAAACCTGCTCTCAGTTGGGCGCTATTATCCTACAATTTGCCTCCGATTGAACAGCCTAAAGAAGAAAGTGTCCCAGAAGCTGAATCCCAATTGCAGGAAATGGTCGATCGCATTATTTCCGCTGAAACGGACAACTTTGCAGAGTTGGCAAAAATCGCCAATCTCAATCCCGCACTAGATTTCGCGGGTAGCAGCTTGCGCGGAACGACTTTAAGTGCAGTGGATTTTAGCAGCGCAAATCTCGATCGGGTCAATTTCCGGGGTGCAACCTTAAACGATGCCGATTTCAGCGACGCCAACCTGCAAAATGCCAAATTCGGCGGTGCAGATTTGAGTGGGGCTTTCTTAGGAAATGCTGATTTAAGCGGCGCAGATTTGCACAAAGCAAGTCTGGCTTTAGCTAACCTCAGCGGTGCCAATTTGAGCGGCGCTAATCTGCTGGAAGTGAACTTAACAAATACTAATTTCAGCGGTGCGAATGTCGAGTCAGCCAGATTCGGGAACAATTCAGGAATCGATGAGGAGATGCAGGTGAATCTACAGCAGCGAGGCGCAATTTTTGAAGAGGTTTAG
- a CDS encoding Uma2 family endonuclease, protein MTAQTLSPPEQIVQLSGISWQTYETLLAEIGDRQIRLRYNRGNLEIMVPSPEHERFKTIMGRFVETLAEELEVRIEPLGSTTFKRPELSGAEPDECFYIQNISAVKGKKRIDLNQDPPPDLVVEIDITSRSENSLQVYADLGVPEVWIYNGSRLRINRLENGEYLEGEISLAFPSLPILEIVRFLEQSETMDYLELVKAFRNWVKSQIQQNQ, encoded by the coding sequence ATGACTGCTCAAACTCTCTCCCCGCCCGAACAAATTGTCCAGCTATCGGGTATCAGTTGGCAAACCTACGAAACTTTGCTTGCCGAAATCGGCGATCGGCAAATTCGACTGAGATATAATCGCGGCAATCTTGAAATTATGGTACCTTCTCCAGAACACGAACGCTTCAAAACAATAATGGGTCGATTTGTTGAAACCTTAGCGGAAGAATTAGAGGTGAGAATTGAGCCTCTTGGTTCCACAACTTTCAAACGTCCTGAACTTAGCGGTGCAGAACCGGATGAATGTTTTTACATCCAAAATATTAGTGCAGTTAAAGGCAAAAAAAGAATCGACCTGAATCAAGATCCGCCGCCGGATTTAGTGGTGGAAATTGATATTACCAGCCGTTCGGAAAATAGCTTGCAGGTTTATGCGGATCTGGGAGTGCCGGAAGTTTGGATTTATAATGGATCGCGACTCAGAATCAACAGATTAGAAAATGGAGAATACCTTGAGGGCGAGATCAGTTTAGCATTTCCCAGCTTACCGATATTAGAGATTGTCAGATTTTTGGAACAATCAGAAACAATGGACTATTTGGAATTAGTAAAAGCATTTCGGAATTGGGTAAAAAGCCAAATTCAGCAAAACCAATGA
- a CDS encoding Uma2 family endonuclease, whose protein sequence is MTAVTAKRFSIAEYHRLGELGFFAPDDRVELIRGEIIMMAAKGTFHSVCNSLLLGELYPLLGKRAIVRGQEPIILTDDSEPEPDVVIARNRSDNYLSSHPEPADILLVIEVADSTLKYDRRTKLPLYAETGIPNYWIFNLLDNQLEMHSEPYQKQNGSYSYQLQRVVLPNQTVVIPGFPELSLDLSSVFPAQIG, encoded by the coding sequence ATGACTGCCGTAACTGCAAAACGATTCTCGATCGCCGAATATCACCGTTTGGGAGAACTGGGATTTTTCGCCCCCGATGACCGAGTTGAATTGATTCGCGGAGAAATTATTATGATGGCTGCTAAAGGTACGTTTCACTCTGTTTGTAATTCGCTGCTGTTAGGAGAGTTGTACCCGCTGCTGGGAAAAAGGGCGATCGTGCGCGGTCAAGAACCCATTATTTTGACGGATGATAGCGAACCAGAGCCTGATGTTGTTATTGCCCGCAATCGTTCTGACAATTATTTATCTTCTCACCCGGAGCCTGCTGATATTTTGTTGGTAATTGAGGTTGCCGATTCTACGTTGAAGTACGATCGGAGAACGAAGTTGCCTCTCTATGCTGAAACAGGGATTCCTAATTATTGGATATTTAATTTGCTTGACAACCAACTGGAAATGCACAGCGAACCTTATCAGAAACAAAACGGGAGTTATAGTTATCAATTGCAACGAGTTGTTTTGCCAAATCAGACGGTGGTAATTCCGGGTTTTCCCGAGTTGTCTCTAGATTTATCTTCGGTATTTCCGGCGCAGATTGGTTAG
- a CDS encoding pentapeptide repeat-containing protein, with product MSEQASELIKQGISQYQARQFEAALGSWQQALGLYRSMDDKRRSGAALGNMGVAYEALGNYAQAIDCYQQHLVLAREIRDRRGEANALGNLGNACCALEDFSGAIDYQKQRLAIARDTGDGRSELETLGNLALAYDAKGDLPGAIECYHQQLSIARACKDDRIERNALKNLKLAYKYLADYEKANQYRQQQLAIFREQFLINKNNSFVQLAETVGLNPIEDFAGANLSGFDLHYADFNGADLRETNLRSADLTLADLSGALLSAAILIDANLCNANLRDAELSSANLSGADLRTKLPRANLSGANLTGANLSSAYLPNAILVNANLTNTDFKNADLSGVNLSGANLNGADLSRADLKNTVVKNANFSGCLGISEAVKVELTARGGIFE from the coding sequence ATGAGCGAACAAGCTAGCGAGCTAATCAAGCAGGGGATTTCGCAATATCAGGCGCGCCAATTTGAGGCGGCGCTGGGTTCTTGGCAGCAAGCGCTGGGGCTGTATCGCTCAATGGACGATAAGCGGCGATCGGGTGCGGCGCTGGGTAATATGGGCGTAGCTTACGAAGCGCTGGGAAATTACGCTCAGGCGATCGACTGCTACCAGCAGCATTTGGTGTTAGCGCGGGAAATTCGCGATCGCCGGGGTGAGGCAAATGCTTTGGGAAATCTGGGCAATGCTTGCTGTGCTCTGGAGGATTTTTCTGGTGCTATTGATTACCAGAAACAGCGTTTGGCGATCGCGCGGGACACTGGCGACGGGCGCTCTGAATTGGAAACTTTGGGCAATTTGGCGCTAGCTTACGATGCTAAGGGAGATTTGCCTGGTGCGATCGAATGCTATCACCAGCAGTTGTCGATCGCGCGCGCCTGCAAGGACGATCGCATTGAGCGCAATGCTCTCAAAAATTTGAAGCTTGCTTACAAGTATCTAGCAGATTACGAGAAGGCTAACCAGTACCGACAGCAGCAATTGGCAATCTTCCGGGAACAGTTTTTAATTAATAAAAATAATAGTTTTGTACAACTTGCAGAAACAGTTGGTTTGAATCCGATTGAGGATTTTGCCGGAGCTAACTTAAGCGGTTTTGACTTGCACTACGCTGATTTTAACGGTGCGGATTTGCGCGAAACCAACCTCCGAAGCGCAGATTTGACTTTGGCCGATCTCAGCGGTGCTTTGCTGAGCGCTGCTATTTTAATTGATGCTAATTTGTGCAATGCTAATTTGCGGGATGCTGAACTCAGCAGCGCCAATTTGAGCGGTGCTGATTTGCGGACAAAGCTGCCCCGCGCGAATTTGAGCGGTGCAAATTTAACCGGCGCCAATTTGAGCAGTGCTTATTTACCGAATGCGATTTTAGTAAATGCAAATTTAACAAATACAGATTTCAAGAATGCTGATTTAAGTGGTGTTAATTTGAGCGGTGCGAATTTAAACGGTGCTGATTTGAGCCGCGCTGATTTGAAAAATACGGTGGTGAAAAATGCGAACTTTTCTGGTTGTCTGGGAATTTCGGAAGCCGTGAAGGTTGAATTGACCGCACGGGGTGGAATTTTTGAGTAG
- the gatB gene encoding Asp-tRNA(Asn)/Glu-tRNA(Gln) amidotransferase subunit GatB: MTAAAPVKTQYEAIIGLETHCQLSTNTKIFSSSSTEFGNPPNTNIDPICMGMPGVLPVLNQKVLEYAVKAGLALNCSIAPYSKFDRKQYFYPDLPKNYQISQFDLPIATNGWLEIELVDETGNSTRKKIGITRLHMEEDAGKLVHGGSDRLSGSTYSMVDYNRAGVPLIEIVSEPDLRSGAEAAEYGQELRRIVRYIGVGDGNMQEGSLRCDVNISVRPVGQKEFGTKVEIKNMNSFNAIERAIDYEIERQIQALENGETIVQETRLWDENKQCTFSMRVKEGASDYRYFPEPDLPPIEVSAEQLQDWKAQLPELPAMKRNRYETELGLSPYDARVLTDDKAVAEYFEKSIAAGAVAKQAANWVMGDITAYLKNEKLAIAQIPFQPQDLAELLGLIEAGTISGKIAKDILPELLANGGSPQKFVESKGLIQISDTGAIDRAIDAVLAANPKELEQYRAGKTKLLGFFVGKVMKETGGRADPKLTNELLVAKLNAPG; encoded by the coding sequence ATGACTGCTGCTGCACCAGTTAAAACTCAGTACGAAGCCATTATCGGTCTTGAAACTCATTGTCAATTGAGTACGAATACTAAAATTTTCTCCAGTTCTTCTACAGAATTTGGCAATCCCCCAAATACTAACATTGACCCAATTTGTATGGGAATGCCTGGAGTATTGCCAGTATTAAATCAAAAAGTTCTGGAGTATGCGGTGAAAGCAGGGCTCGCTCTCAACTGCTCCATCGCACCTTACAGTAAGTTTGACCGCAAGCAGTATTTCTATCCGGATTTGCCGAAAAATTATCAAATTTCTCAGTTCGATTTGCCGATCGCTACTAACGGTTGGCTAGAAATTGAACTGGTGGATGAGACAGGAAATTCTACTAGAAAAAAAATCGGGATCACTCGCTTGCACATGGAGGAAGATGCCGGAAAATTGGTTCACGGCGGCAGCGATCGGTTGAGCGGTTCAACTTATTCAATGGTGGATTACAACCGCGCCGGTGTGCCTCTAATCGAAATTGTTTCGGAACCGGATTTGCGATCGGGTGCGGAAGCTGCCGAATACGGTCAAGAATTGCGCCGGATCGTGCGCTACATCGGCGTTGGCGACGGGAATATGCAGGAAGGTTCGCTCCGGTGCGACGTGAATATTTCGGTGCGCCCCGTTGGCCAAAAAGAGTTCGGCACGAAGGTGGAAATTAAAAATATGAACTCTTTTAATGCGATCGAACGGGCGATCGATTACGAGATCGAGCGCCAAATTCAAGCTCTGGAAAATGGCGAAACCATCGTCCAAGAAACGCGGCTTTGGGATGAAAACAAGCAGTGTACTTTCAGTATGCGGGTTAAGGAAGGTGCGAGCGATTACCGGTATTTCCCGGAACCGGATTTGCCTCCGATCGAAGTTTCGGCCGAGCAATTGCAGGATTGGAAAGCTCAACTGCCGGAATTGCCGGCAATGAAGCGCAATCGCTACGAAACTGAGCTGGGTCTTTCTCCCTACGACGCGCGGGTGCTGACTGACGACAAAGCGGTAGCGGAGTATTTTGAAAAATCGATCGCCGCCGGTGCTGTGGCTAAACAAGCTGCGAATTGGGTGATGGGCGATATTACTGCTTATCTGAAAAATGAAAAACTGGCGATCGCACAAATTCCTTTCCAACCGCAGGATTTAGCCGAACTGCTGGGGTTAATTGAGGCCGGTACGATCAGCGGCAAAATCGCTAAGGATATTTTGCCGGAGTTGCTGGCAAACGGTGGTTCGCCTCAGAAGTTTGTTGAGAGCAAGGGTTTGATTCAAATTTCGGATACTGGGGCGATCGATCGGGCGATCGATGCGGTGTTGGCCGCCAATCCCAAGGAGCTCGAACAGTACCGAGCCGGTAAAACTAAGCTGCTGGGCTTTTTTGTCGGCAAGGTGATGAAGGAAACGGGCGGCCGCGCCGATCCCAAATTGACCAACGAGCTGCTGGTGGCGAAGCTTAACGCCCCAGGCTAA